The genomic DNA CGACGGCGCGCTCCAGCCGTGGGAATGCGGCCAGGATGACCCCGCCGAGCGCCATCACCGCCCACAGCCAGGGCGCCCAGCTGACATCGTGACCGAACAGCAGCGGGCCGATCAGGCACAGCAGCCCTGCGAACAGGACCACGCTGCCTTTGATGTCGAGCCGTGTCCCTGACCGCCGCGGCGCCGACGGCATGATGCGCCAGGCGGCAACTGCAATGACGAGGCCGCAGGGCACGTTGACGAAGAACACCGAACGCCAGCCGGTGCCGGCCAGATCAACCGTGATCAAGAGGCCGCCGAGCAGGAAGCCCGCAGCGCCGGCAAGCCCGAGCACGATGCCGTAGACGGCGAAGGCGCGGCTGCGCTGGCCGTCCGTGAACAACAGATGCAGCGTCGCCAGCACCTGAGGCACCATCAGCGCGGCGGTCGCGCCCTGCGCCAGCCGGGCGATGATCAGCTCCGCGCCGGATTGCGCGAGGCCGCACCACAGCGATGTCAGGGTGAAGCCGAGCACACCGGTGAGGAATATTTTTTTGGTGCCATGGATGTCGCCGAGCCGGCCGCCGGTGACGACCAGCGTGGCATAGGCGATCAGATAGATGGCAATGACGGATTCGATCTGCGCCGGAGTCGCCTTCAGCTCCGCCGCAATGGTGGGAATGGCAACGTTCACAATGAAGGCATCGACGCCGAACATGAACTGGGCGGCGACCACGATCGCCAGCACCCACCAGCGGCGGGTCGAATCGATCGGCCTTGTGACGATTTGATGCATCGGTCCAGGTCCCTGAAGACGCGGCCGATGATTTCAGATCGTTTGCAGCGCCGCGATTACCTCCGAGGTAGGACTCCGCGCTTCCTTCATTCGAAGGCGCGACCCTTCGCCTCTCCCCGGAAGCGGGGAGAGGGAAAAAACACGCATGCCTGCATTCCGTCGCGCGGGACACCGCGCGATTGCGTTCGTGCCATCAGGCACGTAGCCTTGTCGCCTCAACAAACAGAAAATCAAAGCCGGAGAAAACGTCATGGCACGCCTGAAGTTCGGAGCCTTCCTTGCCCCGCATCACCCGATCGGGGAGCATCCGATGCTCCAGTTCCGGCGCGATCTCGACCTGGTCGAGCAGCTCGATGCGCTCGGTTATGACGAGTTCTGGTGCGGCGAGCACCATTCATCCGGCTGGGAGATGATCGCCTCTCCGGAGATGTTCCTGGCCGCGGCCGGCGAGCGCACCAAGCGGATCAAGCTCGGCACCGGCGTGGTGTCACTGCCCTATCACCATCCCTACAACGTCGCCCAGCGCATGGTGCAGCTCGACCACATGACCGGCGGCCGCGCCATCTTCGGCTCAGGCCCCGGCGCGCTCGCCTCCGACGCGCATACGCTCGGCATCGACCCGATGACGCAGCGCGACCGCCAGGACGAGGCGATCGGCGTGATCCGGCGCCTGTTCAACGGCGAGCGCGTCACGGCGAAGAGCGACTGGTTCACCATGAACGACGCCGCGCTGCAGATCCTCCCCTTGCAGGAAGAGATGCCGTTCGTCGTGGCCTCGCAGATTTCGCCCTCTGGCATGACGCTCGCGGGCAAATACGGCATCGGCATCATCTCGCTGGGATCGATGACGACGCAGGGCCTGATGTCGCTGCAGCAGCAATGGCAGTTCGCCGAGGACGCCGCCAAGAAGCACGGCACGAAGGTCGACCGTGCCGACTGGCGCGTGCTCCTGACCTTCCACATCGCCGAGACCCGCGAGCAGGCGCGCCGCGAGGCCGGTGCCGGGCTGATGCGCTGGCACAACGAATATAATGTCGGCACGCTGCAGCGGCCGGGCCTCACCGCATTCTCCTCCCCGGATGAGGCCGTGGACAAGACCGCCTTCGTCGAGGGCGCGGCCTCCACCATCGGCACGCCCGACGATCTCGTCAAAACCATCAAGAACGTGATGCAGGTGTCGGGCGGGGTCGGCGCCATCATCGGCTTCGTGCACGACTGGGCCAATCCGGAAGCGACGCGCCGTAGCTGGGACATGGTGGCGCGCTACGTCGTGCCTGAAATCAACGGTTATATCGACGCCCTGCGCCGCTCGCAAAAATTCGTGATCGAGAACCGCGCGATCTTCGAGCGCGCGGGTCAGGCGGTGATGGCCAAGATCATGGAGAACGAGAAGGCCGCCGAGGCGCTGAAGGTGACCGGCCCGGGCCGTGTCGCCATTCCCGCCGTCAACGCCCCGGATCTGCAGAAGGAAGCGGCGAAGCGGTAGGACGGATCCACTCGTCGCCCCCGGGCGCGCGCAGCGCGAGCCCGGGGGAGACGATGTCGCCTGCGGTCATTTGCGCCAGCAAGCGTCGCATCACCGGGCCTGGATTGTGCTACGCTGGAAGCGCCCGCCAACCGGAGCAATCGTCATGTCGATGCAGAATGTGGCCGCAACGGCGCCCGACTACACCGCGCCCAAGCGTAACGCGCTGACGCACATTCCCGGCGACGAAGGCTGGCCGATCATCGGCAAGACCTTGCAGGTGCTGGCTGATCCCAAGGGCCATATCGAGGCGAACGGCGCCAAATACGGTCCGGTCTACCGCACCCATGTGTTCGGCGAGACCAATGTCGTGCTGCTCGGGCCGGAGGCCAACGAGCTCGTGATGTTCGATCAGCAGAAACTGTTCTCCTCGACCCACGGCTGGAACAAGGTGCTCGGCCTGTTGTTTCCGCGCGGCTTGATGCTGCTCGATTTCGACGAGCACCGGCTGCACCGCAAGACGCTGTCGGTCGCGTTCAAGTCCGGGCCGATGAAATCCTACCTCGCCGATCTCGACCGCGGCATCGCCGCGCGGGTCGCGCAGTGGAAGGCCAAACCCGGGGAGATGCAGCTCTACCCGGCGATGAAGCAGCTCACGCTCGATCTCGCCGCGGCCTCGTTCCTCGGCGCCGACATCGGGCCTGAGGTCGACGAGATCAACCGCGCCTTCGTCGACATGGTCGCGGCCGCCGTCGCCCCGATCCGGCGCCCCCTGCCCGGCACCCAGATGGCTGCCGGCGTCAGGGGCCGCAAGCGCATCGTCGCCTATTTCCGCGAGCAGATCCCGCTGCGACGCGGCAATCACGGCGGCGACGATCTGTTCTCGCAGCTCTGCCGCGCCACCCATGAGGACGGCGCGCTGCTGTCCGAGCAGGACATCATCGACCATATGAGCTTCCTGATGATGGCGGCGCACGACACCCTGACCTCGTCGCTGACCTCCTTCATCGGCGAGCTCGCCGCCAATCCGGACTGGCAGGACCGGCTGCGCGCGGAAGTTCTCGCGCTCGGGCTTGCGCCGGGCGCGCCGAGCAGCTTCGACGATCTCGAGAAGATGCCGCTGTCGGAGATGGCGTTCAAGGAAGCGTTGCGGATCAAGCCGCCGGTGCCCTCGATGCCGCGCCGCGCGATGCGCGATTTCACCTTCAAGGGCTTCACGATTCCCGCCGGCACCGCGGTCGGCGTCAATCCGCTCTATACCCATCACATGAAGGACATCTGGCCGGAGCCGGACCGCTTCGATCCCATGCGTTTCACCGACGAGGCCCAGCGCGGCCGCCACCGCTTCGCCTGGGTCCCGTTCGGCGGCGGCGCGCATATGTGCCTCGGCCTGCACTTCGCCTACATGCAGGCGAAATGCTTCGCGCGGCACTTTTTGCAGAACATCGAGGTGTCGCTGGAGCCGGGCTACAAGCCGGACTGGCAGATGTGGCCGATCCCGAAACCGCGGGACGGGTTGAGGGTGCGGGTGAAGGCGGTGTGACTTTCTCGTGCCCCGGACGCGGTGCGGCGCGAAGTGCCGCTCCGCAGAGCCGGGGCCCATCTCCCCAAGCGCAATGTGCCCCAAGATCCCCGGGTCCCGGCTTTGCGCAGCAGCGCAAGCGCTGCAGCGCGTCCGGGACACGAGACCTATCGGCTACCCCTGATCGAACGCCTTGCGCAGGGCCACATAGCCCTGCTGCTGCTGGCTCCAGTTGCGGCCGCCGGTCATGGCGCCGTCGACGACGAGATCGTGGCCGTTGATGAAGCTGGATTCGTCGCTGGCGAGGAACACGGCAGCCTGGGCGATGTCGTCGGGCAGGCCGGCACGTGGGATCGGCTGCGCGGTCTTGTAGACCTCGCGCATCACCGCCGGCGTCTTCTCCGCGGCGTCGGTCGACAGCCCAAGTGCCTTGCCGAAAATGCCGGTCGCGATCGCGCCGGGCGAGATCGCGTTGACGCGCACATTGGACTCGCCGAGCTCCATTGCCACGCATTTGGTGAGATGGATCACCGCCGCCTTGGCCGCGCTGTAGACCATCGAGGAGGAGAAGCCGGCGAGGCGGCCGGCGATGCTGCCATTGTTGATGATGCTGCCGCTGCCCTGCTTCTTCATGACGGGCGCGGCGTGCTTCATGCCGAGCATGACGCTGCGCACCAGCGTCGCCATCGCCGCATCGAAACGCTCGACTTCGAGGCCCTCGATGCCGCCGGTCTGCGCCGGGCCGCCGGCATTGTTGAACAGGCAATCGATCCGGCCGAACTTGTCCACGGCGAGCGCGATCAGAGCCTGCATCTGCGCCTCGACCGTCACGTCGGTCTGGCGGAAGATGCAAGTCTGCCCGAGCCGCGATGCCAACGCCTCGCCTTCCGGTATACGCCGGCCCGCGATCACAATTTTGGCACCTTCGGCAACGAAGACTTCCGCGGTGCGCAATCCGATCCCGCTCGTCGCTCCCGTAATCACCGCAACCTTGCCGTCCAGCCTGCCCATGGAATGTTCCTGTTTTCGAACGATTTGATGCCAAATGGCGAACATCGGCCGCTGCCATCGCCGCGCCGGCTAGTATCCCTGCCCGTCTCCGGCAAGGCAAGCTATGCTTGTGCGGACGGTTTGCGTAACATCCTGATGGGCCGCTCGATTTTCGAACGCATATCGCAACTGGGCTGCGCATGGGGAAGCTGATCGAGGAATTCCGCAGGGGTTGGCAGGGTGCGGCGCCACCCTCGCTCGGTCTGAGCATTGCCTTTGCGGTGGCCTGCCTATTGGTTGCGACGCTGGCGCGCTGGGCGCTCGCCCATGTGCGGCCCGACGTCTACTTCACCCCTTACTTTCCGGCCGTGTTCTTTGCCGCGGCGTTCGGAGGCTTCCGGATCGGGATCGTGACCGCGCTGGTCGGCGGCGTGCTCGGCGTCATCGTGAATTTCGGCGATGCCTTTGCCGATCGCGCGCGGTTTGCCCTGCTCGCGCTCTATTGGGCGGTCTGCGCGCTCACCATCTGGGGCGTCGAGCACTATCGCACCATGCTGGCGGAGCAGCGCCGGATCTCCAAGAGCCTGACCGAGGAAGAAGAGTATCGCAAGCTGCTGGTCGACGAGCTGCAGCACCGGCTGAAGAACAAGCTGTCGACCGTGCACGCCGTGCTGCACCAGGTGCTGCATGACCAGCCGCTGGTCTGGGCCCGCGTCGATCCGCGGCTGCGCTCGCTGGCCGCGACCGACGATCTGATCTCACGGATCGACAAAGCCGGCTGCGACATCCGCGATCTCCTGATCTCGGAGCTCGGCCCTTACGGGCATGTCCGCTTCACTCTCAATGGCGAGCGGCTGTTCCTGCCGCCGAAGCTCGCGGTCACGCTGTCATTGATGTTTCACGAGCTCGCCACCAATGCCGGCAAGTACGGCGCATTCTCCTCACCGCGCGGCCTGCTGCAGGTGTCGTGGACCGTCAGCGACGATCGCCTGACCATCACCTGGGACGAAACCGAGGGACCGAGCGTGGACAAGGTCTCCGAGCCCGGCTTCGGCACCAAGCTGCTGAAATCGGCGCTGTCGGCCTTCGACGGCAGAACCGAGATCTCGTATTTGAAGACCGGGCTGCATTGCATCATGCAGTGCCGGATCCCGCGAAGCGAATAGCATCGCGCTCCAAGCGAAAGCGCACCCGCGTCGTCGCCGCCCTTTCTCGTGCGCTGTTGACCCTCTGTTAATGACGATCGTCAGCACGCGCCGCCTTGTCCCAGGTTTCCTTCAAAACACCCCCGTATTTCTCCGGAGCCCTTAACCAAACTTAAGAGGGAACCGCGCAAGATCGCGTCCATTGCAAAGGCGCGCTGAAACAACAAGATTCATGACTTCTATGAACGACAACAGATATTCCGGCGCGAGCGAAGCCGAGCTCGGGTTTCTCAAGGAAATCGTTAGAATGCTGCCGGCCGGCCTGACCGTGCAGGACGCCCATGGCGAGCTTTTGCTGGTTAACGACGCCGCGGCCGCGCAGCTCGGCATGGACGGCAGCCGTCCCTCACCGGATCTCGCGCCGCGCCGCGAGGCCTGTCGCCGGGCCCTGAGCGCCGGCCAGGCCGTCGTCACAGAGGAAGCGCTTCACGGCGGCGCCACGCGCCAGGTGCTGCTCACGACCCATCGTCCCGTTCGCCTCGCCGGACGCGAGCTCCTGATCTCGGCATCCTCCGACATCACCGAGCAAAAGAATTTCGAGGACCAGCTGTTCCGCTCGGCCTATTTCGACGAGCTGACCGGATTGCCCT from Bradyrhizobium sp. CCBAU 53351 includes the following:
- a CDS encoding MFS transporter, with protein sequence MHQIVTRPIDSTRRWWVLAIVVAAQFMFGVDAFIVNVAIPTIAAELKATPAQIESVIAIYLIAYATLVVTGGRLGDIHGTKKIFLTGVLGFTLTSLWCGLAQSGAELIIARLAQGATAALMVPQVLATLHLLFTDGQRSRAFAVYGIVLGLAGAAGFLLGGLLITVDLAGTGWRSVFFVNVPCGLVIAVAAWRIMPSAPRRSGTRLDIKGSVVLFAGLLCLIGPLLFGHDVSWAPWLWAVMALGGVILAAFPRLERAVARAGMPLIDLALLADAAFLRGLGAAFFFFFANLSFYLVMTLFMQRGLKIPPLAAGMAFLPLALAFVVASRHSGVRARHRGSKVLIEGCAIQVAGLAALALVAGCVDAPSALLLALTMIIFGYGQGLVMAPLSGAVLSTVKPVAAGSASGMYGTIAQIGNAAGVAAIGAVFFAVEALQSTRAGFLVSLVLFVTLIMICAAFLSCQRRAPA
- a CDS encoding LLM class flavin-dependent oxidoreductase, producing MARLKFGAFLAPHHPIGEHPMLQFRRDLDLVEQLDALGYDEFWCGEHHSSGWEMIASPEMFLAAAGERTKRIKLGTGVVSLPYHHPYNVAQRMVQLDHMTGGRAIFGSGPGALASDAHTLGIDPMTQRDRQDEAIGVIRRLFNGERVTAKSDWFTMNDAALQILPLQEEMPFVVASQISPSGMTLAGKYGIGIISLGSMTTQGLMSLQQQWQFAEDAAKKHGTKVDRADWRVLLTFHIAETREQARREAGAGLMRWHNEYNVGTLQRPGLTAFSSPDEAVDKTAFVEGAASTIGTPDDLVKTIKNVMQVSGGVGAIIGFVHDWANPEATRRSWDMVARYVVPEINGYIDALRRSQKFVIENRAIFERAGQAVMAKIMENEKAAEALKVTGPGRVAIPAVNAPDLQKEAAKR
- a CDS encoding cytochrome P450 — protein: MSMQNVAATAPDYTAPKRNALTHIPGDEGWPIIGKTLQVLADPKGHIEANGAKYGPVYRTHVFGETNVVLLGPEANELVMFDQQKLFSSTHGWNKVLGLLFPRGLMLLDFDEHRLHRKTLSVAFKSGPMKSYLADLDRGIAARVAQWKAKPGEMQLYPAMKQLTLDLAAASFLGADIGPEVDEINRAFVDMVAAAVAPIRRPLPGTQMAAGVRGRKRIVAYFREQIPLRRGNHGGDDLFSQLCRATHEDGALLSEQDIIDHMSFLMMAAHDTLTSSLTSFIGELAANPDWQDRLRAEVLALGLAPGAPSSFDDLEKMPLSEMAFKEALRIKPPVPSMPRRAMRDFTFKGFTIPAGTAVGVNPLYTHHMKDIWPEPDRFDPMRFTDEAQRGRHRFAWVPFGGGAHMCLGLHFAYMQAKCFARHFLQNIEVSLEPGYKPDWQMWPIPKPRDGLRVRVKAV
- a CDS encoding SDR family NAD(P)-dependent oxidoreductase produces the protein MGRLDGKVAVITGATSGIGLRTAEVFVAEGAKIVIAGRRIPEGEALASRLGQTCIFRQTDVTVEAQMQALIALAVDKFGRIDCLFNNAGGPAQTGGIEGLEVERFDAAMATLVRSVMLGMKHAAPVMKKQGSGSIINNGSIAGRLAGFSSSMVYSAAKAAVIHLTKCVAMELGESNVRVNAISPGAIATGIFGKALGLSTDAAEKTPAVMREVYKTAQPIPRAGLPDDIAQAAVFLASDESSFINGHDLVVDGAMTGGRNWSQQQQGYVALRKAFDQG
- a CDS encoding sensor histidine kinase, which translates into the protein MGKLIEEFRRGWQGAAPPSLGLSIAFAVACLLVATLARWALAHVRPDVYFTPYFPAVFFAAAFGGFRIGIVTALVGGVLGVIVNFGDAFADRARFALLALYWAVCALTIWGVEHYRTMLAEQRRISKSLTEEEEYRKLLVDELQHRLKNKLSTVHAVLHQVLHDQPLVWARVDPRLRSLAATDDLISRIDKAGCDIRDLLISELGPYGHVRFTLNGERLFLPPKLAVTLSLMFHELATNAGKYGAFSSPRGLLQVSWTVSDDRLTITWDETEGPSVDKVSEPGFGTKLLKSALSAFDGRTEISYLKTGLHCIMQCRIPRSE